TCACAATCAAAGGCGGGGGCCGCATCCGTGTCGAACTGCACTCATTCAGAGAGGGATCGATATGAGAAGTGAATATATCCTGCTATTCGCAGCCATGGGACTCGTCACCTATCTTCCAAGGTGGCTTCCCCTTCACTACTTGTCCAGGAAAGGCCTTCCTCCTTGGTTTGTGGATTGGCTTGAGTTGATTCCCGTGGCCATCCTCAGTGCCCTGTTGTTTCCTGATCTGCTGAGCGCAGGAGAACCCAGGCAGTGGACACCCCTCACTCCAGG
The genomic region above belongs to Deltaproteobacteria bacterium and contains:
- a CDS encoding AzlD domain-containing protein, whose product is MRSEYILLFAAMGLVTYLPRWLPLHYLSRKGLPPWFVDWLELIPVAILSALLFPDLLSAGEPRQWTPLTPGLIVAVPTFIFALKTRSLAGTVVLGMALFWAAEKIL